Proteins from a single region of Aureibacter tunicatorum:
- the chrA gene encoding chromate efflux transporter: MNRHKNLPELAKVMFKLGCIAFGGPAAHLAMMEKEVVEKRKWMTREHFLDLMGATNLIPGPNSTQMTMHCGMERAGILGLFIGGLAFILPAVIITGIFAYLYVKFSQVPQVEPFIYGIQPAVIAIIFSAVMKLAPKAFKNRELWILGAAAMTASLLGVNEIVCLLSSGIIGAIYFWIKENKITALNSIAPLVLMPLASEENRLSMMSIFGMFIKIAMVLYGSGYLLFAYLDAEFVASGWMTKQELMDAIAVGQFTPGPVLSSATFVGYQLGSVQGAIFATLGMFLPSFLLILVLNPIIPKMRKSKPFALFLNSVNAAAVALIAAVLIDMGLETLTDWKTIALAAMGIGLSLTLKNINSMWLVLAGSLGGYVLSFL, encoded by the coding sequence ATGAATAGACATAAAAATCTACCCGAGCTGGCAAAGGTAATGTTCAAACTAGGTTGCATAGCATTCGGAGGTCCTGCCGCTCACTTGGCCATGATGGAAAAAGAAGTCGTGGAAAAAAGAAAATGGATGACTCGGGAACACTTTTTGGACCTTATGGGAGCGACTAATCTCATTCCCGGCCCGAATTCAACACAAATGACGATGCATTGCGGGATGGAACGCGCCGGGATACTAGGCCTCTTTATCGGCGGACTAGCATTTATATTGCCTGCTGTTATCATCACTGGCATTTTCGCCTATTTGTATGTCAAATTCAGCCAAGTGCCTCAAGTGGAACCCTTCATTTACGGAATACAACCAGCTGTAATCGCCATTATTTTCTCTGCGGTAATGAAACTGGCGCCAAAAGCATTCAAAAATCGTGAACTTTGGATTCTTGGAGCAGCGGCAATGACGGCCAGTTTGCTTGGCGTCAATGAGATTGTATGTCTTCTATCTTCAGGAATCATAGGAGCAATTTATTTCTGGATCAAGGAAAATAAGATAACAGCATTGAATTCTATCGCGCCTTTAGTGCTCATGCCATTGGCAAGCGAGGAAAACAGGCTATCGATGATGTCAATATTCGGAATGTTTATCAAAATAGCCATGGTGCTTTACGGCAGTGGTTATTTGCTATTCGCTTATCTTGATGCAGAATTTGTTGCAAGCGGCTGGATGACCAAACAAGAATTAATGGACGCAATCGCTGTTGGGCAGTTCACGCCAGGGCCAGTGCTTTCGTCAGCGACATTTGTTGGCTATCAATTAGGAAGTGTACAAGGCGCTATATTCGCGACACTAGGTATGTTTTTGCCGTCTTTTTTATTGATTCTGGTCCTGAATCCTATCATTCCCAAAATGAGAAAGTCCAAACCGTTCGCGCTCTTTCTAAACAGCGTTAACGCTGCCGCTGTGGCCTTGATCGCCGCCGTATTGATCGACATGGGCTTGGAAACACTCACTGATTGGAAAACGATCGCATTGGCAGCTATGGGCATAGGACTTAGCCTAACATTAAAAAACATCAACTCCATGTGGCTGGTGCTGGCAGGCAGTCTGGGTGGCTATGTTTTAAGTTTTCTATAG
- a CDS encoding NAD-dependent epimerase/dehydratase family protein: MKVIITGSTGMVGKSVLMECLASENVEQVLSISRSSVGIENPKLIEVIHKDFSDFSAIKEELKGYDACFYCMGVSALGMNEEDYTRIIYGMTKALADTLFELNNQLVFNFVSGMSTDSSEQGSAMWARVKGKTENMILAMGFKDAYAFRPGAIFPEKGIKSKTAWYNIIYTLLKPFFPLLIKSKSAIMSSDIGKAMINVVLTPYPDKVLENHTIKEIAKNKYPEA; this comes from the coding sequence ATGAAAGTAATCATCACAGGAAGCACCGGAATGGTCGGCAAATCAGTCTTAATGGAATGCTTGGCTAGTGAAAATGTCGAACAAGTTTTGTCAATCAGCAGAAGTTCTGTCGGCATCGAAAACCCCAAGCTAATAGAAGTCATCCACAAGGATTTTTCAGATTTCTCAGCCATCAAAGAGGAGCTGAAAGGCTACGACGCTTGCTTTTACTGCATGGGAGTCTCCGCGCTAGGCATGAATGAGGAAGACTATACTCGAATCATATATGGCATGACCAAAGCCCTCGCGGACACGCTTTTTGAGCTGAACAATCAACTCGTCTTCAACTTTGTATCCGGAATGAGCACGGACAGCAGCGAACAAGGAAGCGCCATGTGGGCAAGAGTCAAAGGCAAAACCGAAAATATGATTTTGGCTATGGGATTCAAGGATGCTTACGCATTTCGACCGGGAGCTATTTTTCCCGAAAAAGGGATCAAATCCAAAACGGCTTGGTACAATATTATTTACACCTTATTGAAGCCTTTTTTTCCACTGCTCATCAAGTCAAAATCCGCTATCATGAGTTCGGATATCGGCAAAGCCATGATCAACGTGGTGCTCACCCCCTATCCAGACAAGGTTCTGGAAAATCACACTATCAAGGAAATCGCAAAAAACAAATACCCCGAAGCTTAA
- a CDS encoding GAF domain-containing protein → MMVATTILLIGFVGFSINTTAFDFFVNEYKPVVNKNTLHEVENLFLRMDLSLMKYEENMELMEMVFEGNPDSYNDIQKHLNMASHNKDAFENVGILLLDSDVLIHRSQILPDASQNKGVKWLRDNFLPSPGREFWNFQAKDKKLYLNLKLFDKQGKPVAILYAYKSIEDFTREIFKNEIGENGHVFIADANGDLLLYNRQKYEERLNNVREVALLEAWGIDKKALRSSSEEFEYQGEQYSMFISSIEGTDFFLISSFSVDEVISPILKTFVFEVMITLGGLSLIFWIVLFVMSKRTSRYLVSLAKTSEKVGRGEIVMADDLRVSNTKEFILLRKSFEQMVDRLREVVDFAQEIGRGNLENKLTVKHDKDEMAKALMQMRDALKGMRKETAHNQKLSQAIADFSEILRLKHNDLDMLANEALNFIIHFVNAAQGGLFVHRKDSENGYLELAAMYAYDKKKHLHMKIEEGDGLVGQVFRDKEGIYLTDLPEEYIQITSGLGNVNPSSLIVVPIMHNNTVQGVLELASFHVMGELERKFVDKAVEAMSSSIAMTLAYKETQRLLEQSENNKQRMEDQEVDLRQNLEELSVTQEEMRKMELVSRKKNRHLEVFMNFQQELCLSVDKEYRVMFISPALQTWLLPFGFKVNEGDQIKDAIPEISKEFWMDILEVGMRGYHKEITDRMPSTKLMCKISVVPVYHEGGVDGVILLVNNISEDIIDQNDSKSMLELGR, encoded by the coding sequence ATGATGGTGGCGACAACTATTTTGCTTATAGGCTTTGTGGGCTTTAGTATCAATACTACTGCTTTTGATTTTTTTGTCAATGAGTACAAACCGGTTGTCAATAAGAATACTTTGCATGAAGTGGAGAATCTTTTTTTGAGAATGGATTTGTCCTTGATGAAGTATGAGGAGAATATGGAGTTGATGGAAATGGTTTTTGAGGGAAACCCTGACTCCTATAATGATATTCAAAAGCATTTGAACATGGCTAGCCACAATAAAGACGCATTTGAGAATGTGGGAATATTGTTGTTGGATTCAGATGTATTGATTCATAGAAGTCAAATTCTTCCTGACGCAAGCCAGAACAAAGGAGTCAAATGGTTAAGAGACAATTTTTTGCCTTCGCCAGGCCGAGAGTTTTGGAATTTTCAAGCCAAGGATAAAAAGTTGTATTTGAATTTGAAGCTCTTTGACAAGCAGGGAAAGCCGGTCGCTATTTTATATGCCTATAAATCCATAGAAGATTTCACTAGGGAGATATTTAAAAATGAAATTGGTGAAAACGGGCATGTGTTTATCGCTGATGCGAATGGGGATTTGTTGTTATACAATCGTCAGAAATATGAAGAGCGACTGAATAATGTCAGAGAAGTCGCTTTGTTGGAAGCATGGGGAATTGACAAAAAAGCGCTAAGAAGTTCCTCTGAAGAATTCGAATATCAAGGAGAACAATATTCCATGTTCATTTCCTCGATAGAAGGAACCGACTTCTTTTTGATTTCAAGTTTTTCAGTGGATGAAGTGATTTCTCCTATATTGAAAACGTTTGTTTTTGAAGTGATGATTACGTTGGGTGGATTGTCATTGATATTTTGGATAGTATTGTTTGTTATGAGCAAAAGGACTTCTAGGTATTTGGTGTCTTTGGCTAAGACATCTGAGAAAGTGGGACGTGGAGAAATCGTAATGGCTGACGACTTGAGAGTAAGCAATACCAAGGAGTTTATTTTGCTTCGAAAATCTTTTGAGCAAATGGTGGACAGGCTTCGCGAAGTCGTCGACTTCGCCCAAGAAATAGGCAGAGGAAACCTGGAAAACAAGCTTACCGTCAAGCATGATAAAGATGAAATGGCCAAGGCTTTGATGCAAATGAGAGATGCCTTGAAGGGAATGAGGAAAGAGACTGCGCATAACCAAAAATTGTCTCAAGCTATTGCTGATTTTAGCGAGATTTTGAGGTTGAAGCATAATGATCTGGATATGTTGGCCAATGAAGCATTGAATTTTATTATACATTTTGTTAATGCTGCTCAAGGGGGATTGTTCGTGCATCGCAAAGATTCCGAAAACGGATATTTGGAACTTGCGGCTATGTACGCGTATGACAAGAAGAAGCACTTGCATATGAAAATCGAAGAAGGAGACGGTTTGGTCGGTCAGGTGTTTAGGGATAAAGAAGGAATATATTTGACGGATTTGCCAGAAGAGTATATTCAAATTACTTCAGGACTGGGCAATGTCAATCCAAGTTCTTTGATTGTAGTGCCGATAATGCATAACAATACTGTGCAGGGAGTTTTGGAATTGGCTTCTTTTCATGTCATGGGAGAATTGGAGAGAAAGTTTGTTGATAAAGCAGTGGAGGCGATGTCTTCGAGCATAGCGATGACTTTGGCTTATAAAGAGACTCAAAGGCTTCTGGAGCAGTCCGAGAACAATAAGCAACGCATGGAAGATCAGGAAGTGGATCTCAGACAAAATCTGGAAGAGCTTAGCGTGACCCAAGAAGAGATGCGAAAGATGGAGTTGGTCAGTCGAAAAAAGAACAGGCACTTGGAGGTGTTCATGAATTTTCAGCAAGAGCTATGCTTGTCAGTGGATAAAGAGTACCGAGTAATGTTCATTTCCCCTGCTTTGCAAACGTGGTTGTTGCCGTTTGGATTTAAAGTAAATGAGGGGGATCAGATCAAAGATGCGATTCCGGAAATCTCCAAGGAATTTTGGATGGATATACTGGAAGTAGGCATGCGAGGTTATCATAAAGAAATAACGGATCGAATGCCGAGCACTAAATTGATGTGCAAAATTTCCGTAGTTCCTGTATATCATGAAGGCGGTGTTGATGGAGTGATTCTGCTTGTGAATAACATTTCCGAGGATATCATAGATCAGAATGATTCGAAATCGATGTTGGAACTTGGGCGATAA
- a CDS encoding KpsF/GutQ family sugar-phosphate isomerase, protein METITSNIVQYAEKVFEIEAKAIADLKKNLTEDFEKAVKEILAGDGKLVISGMGKSGIIGKKIAATLASTGTPSFFMHPGEAFHGDLGMVTPEDVVIVISNSGETNEMLNIIPFFKDNGNTLIAMTGNPESTLAKNSNYHLNIAVEEEACPLSLAPTSSTTATLVMGDALAVALMYERGFKAENFARFHPGGSLGKRLLTNASTLMKSENLPIISKEDNTKTIIAKITEGRLGLAIVMQEESIAGIITDGDIRRAMESKEENFFQLTAEELMTPNPKTIASQAKIAEAEELMNHYKINSLLVAEDNKLLGVLQIYDINV, encoded by the coding sequence GTGGAGACAATAACATCAAATATAGTTCAATACGCCGAAAAGGTATTTGAAATAGAAGCAAAAGCAATCGCTGACTTGAAGAAGAATCTCACGGAGGATTTTGAAAAGGCAGTGAAGGAGATATTGGCCGGAGACGGCAAGCTGGTGATCTCAGGAATGGGAAAATCAGGAATCATCGGTAAGAAAATCGCCGCTACGCTGGCAAGCACAGGCACGCCGTCGTTTTTTATGCATCCCGGAGAAGCATTTCATGGAGACTTGGGCATGGTGACTCCTGAAGATGTTGTGATCGTGATTTCCAACTCAGGGGAAACGAATGAGATGTTGAACATCATTCCTTTCTTCAAGGACAATGGCAATACGCTTATCGCCATGACCGGCAATCCTGAGTCTACTTTAGCAAAAAATTCGAATTATCACCTGAATATAGCGGTGGAAGAAGAAGCTTGTCCGCTTTCATTGGCGCCAACGTCGTCTACTACGGCGACTTTGGTGATGGGAGATGCTTTGGCTGTTGCTTTGATGTATGAAAGAGGCTTCAAAGCGGAGAATTTTGCTAGATTCCACCCTGGAGGAAGTCTTGGAAAAAGATTGCTTACCAATGCTTCTACCTTGATGAAAAGTGAAAACTTGCCGATCATCAGTAAAGAAGACAACACGAAGACGATTATCGCCAAGATTACAGAAGGCAGACTTGGTCTGGCTATTGTGATGCAGGAAGAATCTATCGCAGGAATTATCACTGACGGAGACATTCGTCGCGCGATGGAATCCAAGGAAGAAAACTTCTTTCAGTTAACGGCTGAAGAGCTGATGACTCCAAATCCTAAAACGATTGCTTCTCAGGCTAAGATCGCTGAGGCTGAAGAACTGATGAATCATTATAAGATAAACTCTCTGTTAGTCGCTGAGGACAACAAGCTTCTAGGCGTATTGCAGATTTATGATATTAACGTTTAA
- the kdsA gene encoding 3-deoxy-8-phosphooctulonate synthase, giving the protein MDSNTLYNKLKEGNFLISGPCVIEGEDMILRLAEKIKKISEDFDLTYIFKASFDKANRTSITSFRGPGMEEGLKILQKVKDQFDLPICTDIHESYQASPVSEVADILQIPAFLCRQTDLLVASAETGRIINIKKGQFLSGNDMKYPAQKVVDAGNDKVVLTERGNMMGYGNLVVDYRNIVDMKQFGFPVVMDVTHSTQKPGGLDGKSGGNRAYAPYLTAAAAAVGANGFFFEVHENPDEALCDGPNMVKLEDFKNILEIAFEGKRING; this is encoded by the coding sequence ATGGATAGCAATACACTTTACAATAAACTTAAAGAAGGCAATTTCCTTATCTCAGGACCATGTGTCATCGAAGGAGAAGACATGATCTTGCGTTTGGCTGAAAAGATCAAGAAGATTTCTGAGGATTTTGATCTGACTTATATCTTCAAAGCATCATTTGACAAGGCTAATCGTACTTCCATCACTTCATTCAGAGGTCCGGGCATGGAAGAAGGATTGAAGATATTGCAAAAAGTCAAGGATCAGTTTGACCTGCCGATTTGCACGGATATTCATGAGTCATACCAAGCTTCGCCGGTAAGTGAAGTAGCTGATATCCTTCAGATCCCTGCATTTCTTTGCCGCCAGACAGACCTTTTGGTAGCTTCAGCAGAGACAGGTCGCATCATTAATATCAAAAAAGGCCAGTTCTTGTCTGGAAATGATATGAAATACCCTGCTCAGAAAGTTGTGGATGCAGGCAACGACAAAGTAGTATTGACTGAACGTGGCAATATGATGGGCTATGGAAACCTAGTCGTTGACTATCGCAATATCGTTGACATGAAGCAATTCGGATTTCCTGTCGTGATGGATGTGACTCATTCGACACAAAAGCCGGGTGGTCTGGATGGAAAAAGTGGAGGAAACAGAGCATACGCCCCATACCTTACAGCCGCAGCCGCTGCCGTAGGTGCCAATGGCTTCTTCTTTGAAGTGCATGAAAACCCAGACGAAGCTCTATGCGACGGACCAAACATGGTGAAGCTGGAAGACTTCAAAAACATCCTTGAGATCGCATTTGAAGGAAAAAGAATCAACGGATAA
- a CDS encoding helix-turn-helix transcriptional regulator, protein MHQPLDIKDKSSDKNSIKVEAFRKHVRTTKPHKHNNYFELIFLSQGHGTHAIDQEKIDIQPPMVFGIGKEQIHYWDMDAEPEGYVMIFRSDFIMNSHDKALLELANELFSHSHILLSKDESITQFFSLLAKELKELTVSPYVVEGLLKALFGKILQMALHIKPTQDKSKNLYQQLVDLLIENKEYDRKVENYAELLNTTPQNLNAICRKIENLTASEVIAAHIVKEAKRLLAHSNSSISEIAFHLNFKDSSHFVKYFKRHAQVTPGAFRSSSLIEKRN, encoded by the coding sequence ATGCATCAACCGCTCGACATCAAAGACAAATCCAGTGACAAGAATTCCATAAAGGTGGAAGCTTTCAGAAAACATGTTCGCACAACTAAACCTCATAAGCACAACAATTATTTCGAGCTTATTTTCTTAAGCCAAGGCCATGGAACTCACGCCATTGATCAGGAGAAAATCGACATACAGCCTCCAATGGTTTTTGGCATAGGAAAGGAGCAAATTCATTACTGGGACATGGATGCTGAGCCAGAAGGATATGTGATGATATTTCGAAGCGATTTTATAATGAACAGCCATGACAAAGCACTTCTTGAGCTAGCCAACGAGCTGTTCTCGCACTCGCATATTCTACTCTCCAAAGACGAGTCCATTACACAGTTTTTTTCATTATTGGCAAAAGAACTTAAAGAGCTCACTGTATCTCCCTATGTTGTGGAAGGATTGCTCAAAGCCCTTTTCGGCAAAATTCTTCAAATGGCATTGCATATAAAACCCACGCAGGACAAAAGCAAAAACCTGTATCAACAGCTTGTCGATTTGTTGATCGAAAACAAAGAATACGATCGCAAGGTGGAAAACTACGCGGAACTGCTTAACACCACCCCCCAAAACCTCAATGCCATTTGCCGTAAAATCGAAAACTTGACCGCAAGCGAAGTCATAGCCGCTCACATAGTCAAAGAAGCCAAAAGACTTCTAGCTCACAGCAACAGCTCTATCTCGGAAATAGCCTTTCACCTTAACTTCAAAGACAGTTCGCACTTTGTAAAATATTTCAAGAGACACGCTCAAGTAACTCCAGGAGCATTCCGGTCTTCTTCCCTTATAGAAAAACGCAACTAG
- the rlmN gene encoding 23S rRNA (adenine(2503)-C(2))-methyltransferase RlmN — translation MTSITTKKDIRKLTAAQIKKFFTENGDKAFRAKQVHEWLWKKSAKSFDEMTNLSLKTRELLKENFEILPVQVHNYQVSSDRTIKSAFKLHDTHLVEGVLIPTEDRMTACVSSQVGCSLSCKFCATGYMDRLRNLDAGEIYDQVVRIKEQAEENYNHPLTNIVYMGMGEPLLNYANVLKSVEYITSEKGLNMSPKRITVSTAGIAKMIKKLADDEVKFNLALSLHAANDEKRDKIMPINETNTLSALSEALQYFYKKTKNKITLEYIVFYDVNDSLQDAQELFDFAKRIPCKINIIEYNPIAEADFVNTEQDRLDKFAAFLEKKNLTVNVRRSRGKDIDAACGQLANKESK, via the coding sequence ATGACAAGCATTACCACAAAAAAAGATATTCGTAAACTGACTGCTGCGCAGATCAAAAAATTCTTTACAGAGAATGGAGACAAAGCATTCCGCGCCAAGCAGGTGCATGAGTGGCTTTGGAAAAAAAGCGCCAAGTCGTTTGACGAAATGACCAATCTTTCGCTTAAAACCAGAGAATTACTTAAGGAGAATTTTGAAATACTGCCTGTTCAAGTGCATAACTATCAAGTAAGCAGCGATCGCACGATCAAGTCGGCCTTCAAACTGCATGACACGCACTTGGTGGAAGGCGTATTGATTCCTACAGAAGATCGTATGACAGCTTGTGTGTCTTCTCAGGTAGGTTGTTCATTATCCTGCAAATTTTGCGCGACCGGATATATGGACAGGCTTCGTAATCTCGACGCGGGAGAAATCTACGACCAAGTAGTGCGCATCAAAGAACAAGCGGAAGAAAATTATAACCACCCTTTGACAAACATAGTGTACATGGGAATGGGAGAGCCATTGCTTAACTATGCCAATGTGTTGAAGTCGGTGGAATATATTACTTCTGAAAAAGGCTTGAACATGTCGCCTAAGCGTATCACGGTGAGCACAGCCGGCATCGCTAAGATGATCAAAAAGCTGGCTGACGACGAGGTAAAATTCAACTTGGCGCTATCGCTTCATGCTGCTAACGACGAGAAGCGCGACAAGATCATGCCTATCAACGAAACCAATACTTTGTCGGCGCTATCAGAAGCGCTTCAATATTTCTATAAAAAGACTAAGAATAAGATCACTTTAGAATATATTGTATTTTATGATGTAAATGACTCGTTGCAAGATGCCCAAGAGTTGTTCGACTTTGCTAAACGCATTCCTTGCAAGATCAATATCATTGAGTACAACCCTATAGCAGAAGCAGATTTTGTAAATACTGAACAGGACAGACTGGATAAATTTGCTGCATTTTTGGAAAAGAAAAACCTTACTGTCAATGTAAGACGAAGCCGTGGAAAAGATATCGATGCGGCATGCGGCCAGTTGGCAAACAAGGAATCAAAATAG
- the kdsB gene encoding 3-deoxy-manno-octulosonate cytidylyltransferase has protein sequence MKKIVVIPARLGSSRLPEKVILDLAGKPVVQWVYERALSANYIDEVYIATDSERVKEICLEFTENVIMTSEAHQSGTDRIAEAVQSIEADVIINVQGDEPLISPEVIDQLAGQFDENPDLQMGSVKTPISKVHDALDPNVVKVVTNAEGYAIYFSRSPIPYPRDLFDSLQGVELLPEDLKYFKHLGIYGYTKDFIQKYSQLTPTYLETTEKLEQLRVLENGYAIKMVETDYSPVGIDTAEDLEKARKIMETLEV, from the coding sequence ATGAAAAAAATCGTAGTCATACCAGCTCGCTTGGGATCATCGCGTTTGCCGGAAAAAGTCATCCTTGACCTTGCCGGCAAGCCTGTAGTGCAGTGGGTTTACGAAAGAGCCTTGTCAGCGAATTATATTGACGAAGTATACATCGCTACAGACAGCGAAAGAGTCAAAGAAATCTGCCTTGAGTTTACTGAAAATGTTATCATGACTTCAGAAGCCCATCAATCCGGCACAGATCGCATTGCTGAAGCAGTGCAAAGCATTGAAGCTGATGTGATCATCAATGTGCAGGGAGATGAGCCTTTGATCAGTCCGGAGGTGATTGATCAGTTGGCAGGGCAGTTTGACGAAAACCCTGACTTGCAAATGGGAAGCGTCAAGACTCCGATCAGCAAAGTCCATGATGCTTTGGATCCGAATGTGGTCAAAGTTGTCACTAATGCCGAAGGCTACGCTATTTATTTCTCCAGAAGCCCGATACCTTATCCAAGAGATCTATTTGACAGCCTGCAAGGTGTAGAGCTTCTTCCTGAAGACCTTAAATACTTCAAGCATCTGGGAATATATGGCTACACCAAAGATTTTATTCAGAAATACAGTCAACTGACACCAACGTATCTGGAAACGACGGAAAAACTGGAACAGTTGAGAGTCTTGGAAAATGGATACGCTATCAAAATGGTTGAAACCGATTACAGTCCTGTGGGAATTGATACGGCTGAAGACCTTGAGAAAGCTCGAAAAATCATGGAAACGTTGGAAGTCTAG
- a CDS encoding MerC domain-containing protein, giving the protein MLQKLNLSMYLNQRSDIFGAMASGLCLIHCMATPLLFIAQTCSSTCCDSSPFWWKSIDFLFIAISFIAIYQSSKTTSKHWVKVAFWANWSAMLLVILNENIALVQLPELSIYALATSLILLHIYNKKFCQCKAKKCCIGS; this is encoded by the coding sequence ATGTTGCAAAAATTAAATCTATCGATGTATCTAAATCAAAGATCAGACATCTTTGGCGCTATGGCTAGTGGACTTTGCCTCATTCATTGCATGGCTACCCCGTTGCTTTTCATTGCTCAGACATGCTCATCCACATGTTGCGATTCAAGTCCATTTTGGTGGAAGTCGATCGACTTTTTGTTCATAGCGATATCGTTTATAGCGATCTATCAATCCAGTAAAACCACTTCAAAGCATTGGGTCAAAGTAGCGTTTTGGGCGAATTGGTCCGCGATGCTATTGGTCATCCTCAACGAGAATATTGCATTGGTGCAACTTCCTGAGCTCTCCATTTACGCATTAGCGACCAGCTTGATCTTATTGCATATCTACAACAAGAAATTCTGCCAGTGCAAAGCGAAAAAGTGCTGCATTGGCTCCTGA
- the folE gene encoding GTP cyclohydrolase I FolE, protein MDNNQIELLGDNHVSTSVETPLRPDAFEKSDSEKIKNIQGHFSNIMEELGLDLTDDSLSGTPYRVAKMFVKELFYGLNPENKPKLSTFENKYGYKKMLVEQNITIDSSCEHHFLPITGIAHVGYIPKDRVIGLSKINRLVAYYSHRPQVQERLCLQILTDLQETLGTKDVIIVISAKHLCVSSRGIKDKNSLTTTIEYGGSFDDIAVRNEFYKQINNFQPNNLNV, encoded by the coding sequence ATGGACAACAATCAAATTGAGTTACTGGGAGACAATCACGTATCGACTAGTGTGGAAACTCCACTAAGACCGGATGCTTTCGAAAAGTCGGACAGTGAGAAAATCAAAAACATTCAGGGGCATTTTTCCAACATCATGGAAGAACTTGGCCTTGACTTGACTGACGATAGCCTTTCAGGAACTCCCTATAGAGTTGCTAAAATGTTTGTAAAGGAACTCTTCTATGGTCTTAATCCTGAGAACAAGCCTAAATTGTCTACTTTCGAAAACAAGTATGGGTATAAGAAAATGCTCGTGGAGCAAAACATCACCATTGATTCTTCTTGCGAACATCACTTTCTTCCTATCACAGGCATTGCTCATGTAGGCTATATTCCTAAAGACAGAGTTATCGGGCTGTCAAAAATCAATCGTCTGGTTGCTTATTATTCGCATAGACCACAAGTGCAAGAAAGACTTTGCCTCCAGATACTTACCGATCTTCAAGAAACGCTTGGGACCAAAGATGTGATCATAGTTATCAGCGCCAAGCACCTTTGCGTTTCTTCCCGTGGCATAAAAGATAAAAACAGCTTGACCACTACCATTGAATACGGAGGAAGCTTTGATGACATTGCTGTTCGAAACGAATTTTACAAGCAAATCAATAACTTCCAACCCAACAATTTGAACGTTTGA